A stretch of DNA from Micromonospora peucetia:
CCCCTCGGGCAACGCGATCGCCACGCCGGTCGGGACCAGGGCCCGGCCGCCGGGTGGCAGCTCGACGTCAGCCGCCGCCACCAGGTCTGCCCCGGCATCGCCGGGATGGGCGTACGCCGGCAGCGGCAGCTCGGAGTCGAGCTGCCGTACGGGCACGGGCACGGGTACGACGTCGGTCACGGTTCCCCTCTTCCGTCCGTTTTCCTGGGGTGACCCTGCCATCCTGCCGGTTCCGTCGACCGTCGTGCGCCGTACCCTCACAGGAGTGAGCCTGTCACCATCGTCGCCGTCCCCGGCACCGCCCGCCGCGGCGCCCCCGCAGCACACCGAGCGGCTCGGCCTGCCCTGGTGGCTGTGGCTGGGCAGCCTGGCCGTGGCCGCGCTGCTCGCCGTGGAGATCTGGATGGGTGCGCCCGGCGTCCGCGCCTGGCTGCCGTTCGCGGTGTTGCTGCCGGCGACCGTCGCCGGCCTGGCCTGGCTCGGCCGGATCCGGATCGCGGTACGCGACTGCGAGCTGCGGGTGGACGACGCCCGGCTGCCGGTCCGGTTCGTCGCCGACGTCGTCCCGCTGGACGCCGCCGGCCGGCGTGAGGTGCTCGGGGTCGGCGCCGACCCGCTGGCGTTCGTGGTGCAGCGGCCGTGGGTCCCCGGCGCCGTCCAGGTGGTCCTCGACGACCCCGCCGACCCCACCCCGTTCTGGGTGGTCAGCACCCGCCGCCCGGTCGAACTGGCCGAGGCTCTCCTCGCCGCCCGCGACGCCGCCCGCCCCTGACCGCCCCCGCACCCCGCACCCCGCGCCGCACCCCTCGCCCGCGCCCTCTCGCGATCTTGCACTTCTGGCCCCGACAAAGGGTGCATATGCCCCAAGGTAGGGGCCGAAAGTACAAGATCGGCGCGGAAGACGGTGGGGCGTGAGGGCGTGCCGGTTCGGGCCGGCTCAGCTGGCGCCGGGTAGGGCCGGCGGGATGCCGGGCAGGGCCGTGGTCC
This window harbors:
- a CDS encoding DUF3093 domain-containing protein — its product is MSPSSPSPAPPAAAPPQHTERLGLPWWLWLGSLAVAALLAVEIWMGAPGVRAWLPFAVLLPATVAGLAWLGRIRIAVRDCELRVDDARLPVRFVADVVPLDAAGRREVLGVGADPLAFVVQRPWVPGAVQVVLDDPADPTPFWVVSTRRPVELAEALLAARDAARP